The genomic segment AAGGGCCTCCAGTCCCATAAGACGAGACTTGCGGTCCTGATCCTTGATGATGAGGAAAGGGCGCCCATACTCATCAAAGGCAAGGGTCCCAACCGACGACATGGTGCCGCAGCAGTGGTTATCCTGCCACAATCGGCGGAGACCACCCCGGAACCGAGAACGTACCTTCCTCCAGTGGGAGGGCACAAGAGCGCGCGCAAGCGCAGTACGGCCGCATGAGATACATTTTTCACCTGAGACTAATTTAATGCCAGACAGTACCTTCTGGAATCAGTGGCCTTCGGAAACTTCTATCATGCAGGAAGCTGCGGGGAAGTTCAAACACGAGCCGTGAACTTTTAGAACCCACAGTCTAAGATAGATGTAATACAGTCATTTCTTAAAGATACTCAATTGGGAGTTTGGGAGTTTCTGGGTAGTGGGTCCCAACCAAGAACTCATTTACTCAGAGCATTATTTTCCCTTCCTATCTACCCCTACTCCGAGAAGATGGTATAATCCACTtccggattttttttttttttttttttttttttttttttgtgtgtgtgtgtgggtctcTCTCCCGCCCCGCCTCACCCGCCGAAACTGCCAGAAATCTCGCGATGGAGGGAGGAGGTGAGCCGGCAGGGCGGGGCGGGCCTGGTGGGACGCCGGTGGCGCTGTTTTGTGGGGTGGCAGTCGGCCCTGGTGTCTGCGGTCCGGCTGTGCGTGTGGTGTGCGGGAAGGCGTGGGAGCCGCTTCCCGCGGCTCTGGTTCGGAGTCCGGCGTTCGGTGCACGGTGCCCCGCCCGCCGCTTTCCCGGGTGCCGCGTGGTCAGCGTGTGGGTGGCGGGTGCGTTGGCTGCTACTGGTATCTCCCTGCCGCTAACTATTCCGAGTGTTTTAGGGCAAATAACTCGCCTAGTCTTTAGGCACGATCTTAGGAGATAGTTGGAGTCACTCTGGGTGGGTGGGAATCACAGTGCCGCCACGTACCAGCTGTGTCTCTGGGTAATTGACcaacctctgtgtgcctcaggTACTCGCCCGCAAAAATAAACTACTTACAGTAGCTTCTACCTTACACAGCCGCTATATACGGATTCAGGGAGAATAGTGCCAGGCCCTCAGCAAGGTCTAAATGTTGAAATCCCCATTTTGCCCAAATGGTCGAGCAGCCTGCTCAAAAGTTGTACAGCTTAGTAAGCACACTGGCACAGTTAAGAACTAAGTGCCCCATTCTTAAGCCCTGTGTTGTGCTGTCTTGGAAATACCTTTCCTGGCAACCCTGTCCGAAGAGTACTCGTCTCTTTACATCCCTTCCGATGCTTTTTCTTCAGAACACTAATCACAACCTAGTATGTTATAGGCTTAGGTTTATTTGTTAATAGTTTTCCAGGTGCCCTGCTCTTCAAGGGCCATAGAACACCGATTTACCCATGCTGTGTTATTTCTAGACTTCTGTTAGATAGTCAGATATTGAAATAAATGTGCAGATTATAACACTTAACTCTGTCCGAAAGTCAAGAAGTGGCTCTGCCACTGACTCGTTGGTGATCATTTAACCTCTCCTGATGCTTGGCCCACTTAAACTTTACCTAGAGTGATGCTCCAAGGACATTTTggactttatatagagtcaggtCTCAATTTCCTTTAGCTTGACCAGGTCAGTGTTTCCtcatttaaaatggtgaattctgTGATCCATTTGGGTCATTAGATTGTTGTGAAATACTGGAAACGTCTAATGATGTCTTCTGTGCAGTTTGTTTGCTATTAAAGCACGGGGAAAGAAAGTTTTTTCCTCATATCAATGGGTGCTGTGCATAAAACGGATATAAATAACACTAGACCTGTCCAAGAAAGACTTCTTACCggacaaaaaaatacaaagggaCTTAAATACATGCTGTAGTTTTTCAACAGGTATATGTATGCAAGTACACAGTAAACAGTCCTTCAATATGGTGATTCAAATACAAACCGGACTTTAAACACACATGGTTGGTCACAATTCCTAACAGTCCTGTTTTTCCCTGGCCTTTGTCTTTTGGCTTGAAATTGGTAAGAATCCTGACTACCTTTTGTACATCTCATGTACTGCCTCATTTTAGCTGATGCAGGTCTGTCACTGGAAATTGAGCTTTCCAGCTGTTAATCAGAAGTCAGTAACTAGACAAGCTTGGAGAGAACAGAAGTTCACCTCTTTTGAGTCCTTCACTTTCAAGCACTGACTCCCAAGTGCTCTGCAGAAATAGCCAATGGCCATCACAGCTTTTATCTAATGGAATGGCTTGTATTGCAAAGAGCACGTGGGACAAAAATCAATCTTTTGTCATTGATTTATATCATAGTACATAATCTTAAAACAAGTTGCCTTAAAAGAATTAGAAGTTTGTAGAAACAGTCTTCATTTTAGTCTCTAATCTTTAGGGACTGGTTTTCACTCATGAAGTCAATACATTTCTTATTGAATGGAGGTAACAATGTAGTCATATATTGGATTTAcatcataaattatttaaaaactcatATACATCTTAGTGAAATTGAAAGACTTGCAGGTGTAAAAAGTTGGTAGAAAATTCAGTCATTTCAAGGGACATGCTCTGCTGGTGGtgactttcttaaaaacaaatattGTAGTGACTTTGCTCAAAAAGTTTCAGCCTAGTGCACAAGAAAAATACGCATTTAGCTTAGCCATCAAGGTCTCCCATCTGCCTTGCTGTTCTGTCTCCCACTCTGTGCTCAGCAAATGCTTTCCCCACCTTCCATGCCTTGTTGAAGACTTCCTTTTTTTGAGAACGGCCCTGTTCCAACACCCTCACATCCAGTTCAAATTCTGTCTCTGCCAACAACCTTTGGTTCCATCACTGGGATCTGTCTTTCCTCCATCTCCCCCCATATTCCCACAACTATTTGTATGTGTTAGAGCATTTCTCACAACTTGTGTGTCTCCATTGGAGATGGGCTAGATGGGAGGTCCTGAAGACAGGAGCTCTTTAGTTTACCTTTTGCTGGTCAAGTTGAAGTGTACATGTCTACACAGGTGAAACAAAATTTGTATTGTCTATCTCATGATTGTCTAATCAACTGTCTACTGGCTTATGCTGACTTTAGAGGAATTGTCCACTAACAGACAAAAGGAATAAACAAGAGTGGTATACccacataatagaatattatttggccacaaaaaggaataaagtactgatatATTGATCTTGAAacgttatactaagtgaaagaagtcagtcacaaaagaccacagaaTGCAATATATACAATGCTCTATTCCACTCCTGTGGAAGTCCAGAAGAGGAATGCTGGAGAGACAAAGTAGACTAGTGGTTGCTTGGGGCTGAGGTTTGAAGGGAAGGATAGGCAGAGGATAGCAAAAGGTTAAGAGGTTTcttgtaatgaaaatgttctaaaattgactgtggtggtggttacacatgtcaatgaatatactaaaaaccttTAAACTGTGGGAAaattgtatggtatatgaattacatctcaataggCTGTTCAGAATTCTGGAGCTCCCCTGATAGTATTGAAAATAATATTGGCAGCTAACAGCCATCACCTACTCTCAGTCCTGTGGTAAgtgctttatatgcattattattTAACTGTCCCAATAATCCTGTGAAAATAGTACTATTTCTAAATCTTTTAGGTGAATAACTAAGCCTCAGCAAACACTTACCTAATGTTCCACAACTGTTTAAGTTCTGAGACTTCTGAGCTGTATCATGCAAATCCTTTGAAACACTATTCTGTACAACTGGAATGCCTGCAGGGTAATTTTACAAGATATGTCAGATTGccttgactttaaaaaaaatcaagtgcaTGTCTACTACTGTAGCATGTAAGTTCTTCTGTACAATGCTGAAAAGTGTAACAATGTATTTAAACTTACTTTCTATCAAACACCCTCCTCATCTTCCTAAACTTAACTTTGATTTTACCTCCATCACCAGCACCAGCCAtagatttttattgttgtttgtgagTTGATTTTCCACTATGAAGCCAAGTTTAAAAACTCCCTGTAGAAGAACCTCAGGTGTCAAGAACAGAGCTCCATGATGTTTGAGATGCTGGTGGCTGCTCAGTGCCCTGGAGCAGCGACTCACTGCTGTGGGCCAGCTTTTTGTGTGTTCTCTGTTCAGATTTGTACCTCACCAAGTTATAACATCACTACGTTTCAAGGGGATGGTCGGTGGAATAATGACCCTCCAGATAGGTtcatgtcctaatccctggagcCTGTGACTGTGTTACATCAGAGACTCCGCTGATGGGATGAAGGTAGGACTTTGAGACAGGGAGGTTATCCTGGCTTGTCTGGgtggcccagtgtaatcacaagggtccccATGAAGGAGGTGGGCAGGAAAGTCAGGGAAGGAGATGTCATGATGGAGGCCTAGGTTGGAGTGGGAATTCAGGCAGCCTTTAGAAGCTGAAAATGGCAAGCAAACCTGTCCTGTCCTAGAGCCTCCAGGGGCAACCAGGGCTGCCAACCCATTTCAGATATCTGACCTCTGGAGCTCTATGATGAtaaacacattttgttttaaGCCTCTTTGAGGCAATTTCTCACAGGAGCAATAGGAGACTAATCCAGTGGGCCTTTGGAATGGCTTTCTAATGACTGAAACTGAACATTAATGTCTCCCAGTGACAAGAATCCCCCAGGACAGGAGTCCTCCCAGCTGCTTCTCTATCCTGTTTCCTACAATTCTTGTGTTTTTGGTCTTACCTCTTCAACTAGACAGTGAACTGCTTCAGGGCAGGCTGTCTTGTTCCCTGTGGGGGTCAGCGTGTGGTCAGCAGGGGATAAATAATAGCAAAGCTGCTGCTGTCAGTGTGTGCTCTGCGCCCTGGGGGCCAGGCTCTGTTCTGAGGGCCGCACAGTGATCCCAGGGTCCTCgcattacagaagaggaaacaggttCAGGGAAGTGAGGGGTCCTGCTGTTAACAAGGTGCAGAGCCTGGAGCTTACCCTCAGGAGGGGTCCTGCTCTTGCCTACCATGCTGTCCTCATCAATCCATTTCAAAATCTATTTCAAGTCAGTTTTGATCCCTAAACTTGGGTTCCTCTTAAGAATGCATTTTATAAGATAAAACTTAAGAGGAGATTTAAGGTACCATTCATTTCTCTGTAATCAGTGATTGGAGTTTGCTTTATTCCTCACTTGTGAGAACACTGAAATGATAAGTGTATTTATGCTCTTTtttggattttctttaaaaatctctttccGTACCTAAGATTTTTAGCAAAAGCTGGTTTTTGTCTCCTTTACTAATTCAAAATTGTATTTGTGCATCTGGATTTTAGATGCCTGACCAATTTTGATGTGGAATCTTTCTATTTGAAATAGGGTAATAATTAGACATTTTTCATGCCTATTTATAAAACTTTGTTCTGAACCATAAAAATATGGAGTTCATGGCTAACATTTGTATTAATAAATATTGAATTCATAAAATACCAAATAGATATGAATACATTGTTTTCTAAGGATGACtccttaaaagataaaaaatcagaatattggaaggaaaatattttagttttccaTTAGTATTGAAATACTTTAATTTAGTTAATGGAATTTGGAACTCATTGTAGAATTCTACATTTGTAACTTAGATTGTATTCAGCTAAATTATCCTCCCTTAAAAAAGCATGAGCTTGTCAATAagatttgtaagaaaaaaatcctactttGGATTTCAGATTTGAtgctgcatatatattttctgCTTGCTCTCAATCTAGGTGCACCCCCAGAAACACCTGAAGAAGAAAGGCAGCCAGGATATGTTCTACCTACAAGTCTTGAAGCCAACAATTTGAAGACAAACAATTGGGGGTTCCTATTTCCTGGGATCATTGGTGGGACACTGGTGGCCTTATATGCAGTGGCCACACCGTTTATAACGCCAGCCCTCCGGAAAATCTGTTTGCCTTTTGTACCTGCGACGACAAAGCAGATTGAAAATGTAGTGAGAATGTTGCAGTGCAGAAGAGGATCCCTTGTAGACATTGGTAGTGGCGACGGGCGCGTTGTGAGTTGTGCTAAGATAGCTTAAGGTTTGGAACCAGAGTTAAAAGTCTGCTTCATATTTATGATGCCTTTGCAAGGACCTGCTAGATTTGGCAGCTTAATAAATCAATAAAGTAGTCAATGATTTTGTATGTGTTTGGCCAAGCTGTCAAACCCTCCATCGtgaattagaatttatttttctcagatttaattttttcttaaaggagAAAGTACTCTGTAGATTTGCCAGATAAAAGGAACAATTAATGGGTAATTGTGAAATTGTCCACTAAAAACGTGGGCCAATGGTGACATGACTAGAGGAAACATGTTAAATCTGGAGTTTAACAGAAATTTGTGCTTTTTACATTTATCTATACTTACACATGCATAATAATTCCTGTGGAGTAATACAGGGTTAAAATAGGGACAAGCccaattaagattagcatgtgtaatgtggggggggcttggggagggctatgccgcagagaagacaagtagtaattctacagcatcttattacactgatggacagtgactgtaatggggtttttggggggacttggtgaaggggagagcctagtaaacataatgttcttcatgtaattatagattcatgataacaaaaaaaaaaaatagggacaaGCCCAGTGCATTAACTCTTGCTTATCCAAAGATCAGATTTTTAGAGACAACTCACTTTGACCCCAGCTGAGAACCTATAAATAAAGATGCAGGGTCACTCACTGGCCATTGTGTGTCCCAGAGCATGTCCCTCCATGGGCAAGGGGGCACTGTCCTTAGGTCTCCATCCAATGATGAACCAGAAAGTGAGGATAGCAGTAGTCAAGGCTAGTGTACTGGAAACGTTGAGATCAGCAGGGTTGTGATGCCTTCCACCAGCCCCTGCAATTCCAACGTGATGACCCGGAATAGTTGGGAAGATGTCAAAAAgtgacttgttttgtttttaagaaattagAAGGTGTATGTATTATTCAGGAGGAAGCTTTAAAATCCAGATTTGAATGCTTTACATATCTGAATGGTATCTCTGGTTTCTCAGAAAGTGGTTTCCTTCCTAAGGGGCACCATTATAGTAACTAGGGAAATGACGCAGGTGGGGCAGCTCCTTCCAGGATGCTCCCTTGAAGAGGGGTGGCAAAAAAAAACGGACAGAGAGACCCCAGGACCAGCCCACTATCCCCTCCACATTACGGAGGCTGGTAGCATTCTGCAGTTGTCTTTATTCTGactacttgcattttatttttacctgTTTTCAGTTTTGAGTGAGTGTTCTTTAAATACTAAGGAAATATGTAATTAATTGCAGATTCTTCACCAACAGGTTGTTTTTACTGAGTGTTAACAGCTCAGGAAATATTCTCTGGGCCGGCTTGATTTGCCCCCTGCTGCCCTCTGATGGAGAGAGGCGTAGTTTTTCAGCAGTTTGATGCCAGACCTACAGGGCACGGCCAGTGCAGAGTCAATGCGCAGTTGTTCAGAGCAAACCTGATCTCTGTTCTGATGCTCAAGGTGAAGTCTTTGACAAAAACGTGATAACTGAGCTTAAATCGGCTGGCCCCGACTTGTCCACAAAGCTACACAACTTTAGAGATTTACCTTTAAAATGGCGTCTGGAATAACGGAGGTGCcttttgattgattgttttaTGGTAATAGACCATAAATAGGAAGTGTCCCTATCATTGACAAGTTGATGTTTTCCTTCTCTTGAATAAATCCCGGCCTCTTTTCACAGGTAATAGCAGCCGCAAAGGAAGGATTCACAGCAGTTGGTTATGAATTGAACCCGTGGCTGGTTTGGTACTCCAGATACCGCGCTTGGCGAGAAGGGGTGCAGGACTCTGCCACATTTTATATTTCAGATTTGTGGAAGGTATGTAAGGCAGAAAATGGTCGAAGGAAACACCAACCAAAACTTTATAATCTAATCTATACGTGAgaactgaaaaaggaaaagaaaaataattaaaatacgaGTGTGTATTTCTGTGTAATTTGAACACCTTTTAAATGGATAGATTTACAAACTGACTAGACTCTAGGGTAGAAGCTTGAAGTTTTTGCATAATAGGTCATGTGAGTCTCAAGAATATATTTGCTTAATTGAAAAAATTCTTCTATTTATTACAAAATGATGAGatttttattccatttggatATCTTATAAATTGTAATGTAGGTATTAACTTGCTAATGTCATTCTTGGTAAATAGTAGATCtctctgtgtgcacatgtgtgtacatgtgtgtgtatgtgcgtgtattTACAGAGAGATGGGGGTGAGAGACAAGAAAGAACCCACCAGCCATTCTGTCCTTGTTCCTCTGGTCTTCATAAAGCATAAGATACTTCCCAGTGTATTTGTACTGTAAAAAACTACCCTGTAATTTTGCTTTCTccataaaatactttttcttaaatAAGAATTTCACATTATAATATTGTCATCAGTAGCTTATAAAAATTCACTTGAGTCTTGCTTGCATTGTTTTTTATACTCTATGTACATAAACGATCTCTCTATAGAGTAAATGAGACTTTTATTGGGCAATAAGAATTTTGACTGGCAAAGCACTCTCCCCCCACCAGTTTTTCAACTAAAGactatttcattgcattttttttaCTTAGTATTTTGGAGAAGAGGAGGTGGACTAGAATTTTAAGAATGGTTCAGTATGAAAAACAGGTGGTTCTGAGTTCCCTTAAATTCTTGCTAGGCTGGTTTGACGTATAGTGGAGTAGAGCAGGAAAATGTGGGCAGAGCACAGATGTCCAGGGGCAGGTTGGCTGGGCCACCAGCGAGTCATTGGACTAGCTGTTCCTTTCTGATAGATGACCCTGGGGCGGGTCCCTCCTGGAGGGGCCCTGAGGGTGAGATAAAGTGATTGATGGGGAAGCATTTGGAAAAGCACCATCTATTGAACCAACATGAACAGAGTGTAAACATGGTACCCTCTTCCTTGTGCAATCTTGAAGGTGGCCGTTCTTTGTGAAAACCTAGTATGTGCTGAAATGGAAAATTGCTACTCATTTTGAAACAAAAGTAAAGCTTGatgtttggctttttaaaatgcatctatgccttgttttctctcttctctagGTTACTTTTTCGCAGTACTCAAACGTTGTTATTTTTGGTGTGCCTCAGATGGTGAGTCTGCGCTCTCCTGCCCCGGGGTGTGTGGTTTTAGGTTATATTGAGGGCCCTTCTAGCTCTAACAGACCACCTCTCTCTGCAAGTGACAGCGTCTCAGAGATGCGGAGGAGCATTGCATTTTAGCTCAGTGTTTAACAAAATACTTCAGGACCTTAAAGTTTAACATGAAAGATTCAGTCACTTCCTTTAAACTTTGCTTCAGAGGATCATCTCCATTATTTACCTCAGCCCTAAAAATTCCAGTCTGCAAACTGCTTTTATGTGCTCCCAGTGGCTGATGTAGTTGGAGATTTTCCTGGTCATTCACTTACATCAGAAGTCACTTGGGAAAGTTAATGGAATGCTTCCTTTGAATTGATCATTCCTCTGATTTGCAGTAAGATAATTTTCAGGCTGGATAAGGATTGACTAGTTTCATTTGACCTCAGTTGACTGACTTGTATTAACTTTGATTATATTCTTTCAAAGGTGAAGATACTGCAGCATTGAACTTAAAATGGTCCTAAATTTAGCCTTTGGAAAGCTGACCAGAATGGGATGCTTTTATTGTAATTGCTGTTTTATAGACCATAGAAAGAAATCCCTTTTTACTTTTCAAAGTCTGTAATTGTAGCCATAATATTCTTGGTGAAATTGGGTATTTGCTGAAATGCCAGTATTCAACTGATACGGTTATTAATTTACAAAAAAGGGagatttactttgttgttttttcttcttcttcatacCTTAATTTTTGTGTAAGATATTTCAGTGCTTGATAAATTTTTCTCACTCTTAGGACCTTCAGTgcaattccattttatttttctaaagttgATTAGAAGAGCTTTTGCTACATTTTCTCGCAGGATTCTGTATGTTCATAATTTTCAGTAAGCCTAAAGTGGCTATGAAGCCAAGGTGTCTCCACTTAAAGGAATGAAGAGAGGTAGAATGCATGCTCCCTTGTCCCTTAAACTATTTGGGATCATAGACTTGCTGTGGAATAAAGTGATAATTCACTACTTAGGGTATGTGGGCATTCCTTTAGAATAATTAGCATTTTACAGCAAATAACTGCAATGTAATTGGAGCAAATAACTTTAATCTGAAATCCCTGCTTTATAAAAAGCAGAAAGTTGATATGTACTGGGAGTGCATGCTGTCCAGCCATGCCTCGTGATGTCCTGAGGTGTGTTGCACCTCTGTACCAGTGGGGGGCAGCAGTGGCCTTCGGTGGTCACAGTGCCACAAAACCCGTGGGAACAAACTCCTGTGCTTCTTACCATGTTGGGAGTATTGCCAGTTTTTGGGGCTCTTCactcaagggaaataaaagcgcCATTATTTTGATGAATGTTTTTACAGTTATTGTCCATTATTCTATATGTAGAGAAACTTTAAATAAGGAACTTGCAGTATTTCACTGTTACCCCTAAAAGGGGAGCAGCTCAAACACAGGAACCATTCACGTTTCTGGGATAACAGGGATTCAGCCAATGTGCACCTTTCTAAACAGGTGCCCTGATCCTGGGTGCAGAGGCCCAGTTAGCTTCTGTTGGTGTGGAAGGCCCAGTTCTCCCTGTGGAGGGCTTCCCCTGCATGGAGGCAGAGCAGGGGCGAGTGCCAGCTGTGGGGTCAGGGGGCAGGTCTGCTTCGGCGAGTCCTGTGAGCCCTGGGAAGTCCTTTGACCTGCCTGGGCCCGACCTTGTGGTCTTccattaaatgcattttcttctctgaacacacagTCATCCAGTAATGGCCAGGTGGCTCAACAAAACCAATGTGGCATGACATGTTTCCTGTGCAGCTGAAGCACACATAGGTCATGAGAGAGACACGAGTTGCTTGGGGAACTTCAGAGGAAGAAACCTCTGCTTCTGGTATTGATTGTTCCTGGCAACTCAGTGCAATTGGGGCTTGAAATTAGAGCTGCCCTAACATTGCAACACAGGCGTGTATCTAATGTGATACTAATGCAGGATCCCATTTGGATCTGGTAAGTCCATTACTGAGATGGTAAATACCCATAGTTAACACTTAGGCGCCAAGAGCATCTTTTCAATCTGTAGAGCAGATCAGTTGTGTCCTTGTTTATGACTTCTATGACTTCTTCCTGATTACAAGTAGCCAGGATAACGCCCAAACCCTCCTCAGGGTCCGGAGGCCTGGCCTGGAGTGGCTCCTGTTTCCCTCACCCTCTGTCCTGTGGGCTCCAGGCCTCCTTTGTGTGTGGGGCTGTCTTCTCCGACTTCAGTCCCCAGCTCTGGGCTAGTTATGACCCACTGACCACGCACGGGGCAGATGTCCCTTCTTCTGAGAAGCcatcattgttttcatttgtccagCGCATGCTCCCTCTCCACAGTGAGCCCTTGCTCATTTGCTTGCCTGATAGCGTTGGCATGGTAAGCTCATGAGGGTTGGCACTTCATCTGCACCGCCAGGCTGCAGCATGGCAGCACCCACTCAAAGTGGGCCCTCAGGCAACATTTGTTAAGTGAGTGAAGAAATGTGCCATAAGCATGCCTGTTCGGTGCACTTTTCCAAGTGGGCTATTAAATTCCATAACTTCAAAGAATGACTAATTTAATATTAGTTACAAATCTTGTTATGAATTGACGAATGAAAATATTATCATCATGTTCTGATAGAGAAGAttgatcattcattcaacaggtgTTTATCCAGGGCCCACTAAGCGACTGACTGTGTTCTAGTCATGTGGAATCCTTAacgaataaaaaggaaaaccatccCTGCGTGGGGGTGCTTTATGTCAGTGGGGAGAGCAGGCAACGAGTGAGATCCCTGTATGAAATGAAAGTGATGTGTGACACTAGGGTATACGTGCCATGGGGCAGAGTGAGTGGGTGGTGGGGTGGAGACAGTGTCCCCAAAGAGGGGACAGGTGTAGGTGAGGGGGCACCAGTTAGTTGTATGGGGAAGTGAGGgcgagtgttccaggcagaggaacagcCACTGCAAAGGCGCTGAGAGGTGTGTGCCTGCTGTTTTCaggagcagccaggaggtgggggtggTCAGAGAGGAGTGGGCTGGCGGGAGGGGCACTGTGCCCTCCTTGGGCAGGAAACAGGGCTGGTTTGAGAGGAGCAGGGAGGAATTAGCTGAGCTGTAAAAGATCCCAGGCTGCTGGGAGAAAAAGCTGGAGATCGGGTATGAGCTCTTACAAGCATCCCACCCGGAGTGTGACGGGCAGGCTGGACAAGCTGGTGAGAAGTGGTCAAATTCTAGATGCATCACGAAGACAGAAGAACCAACAGAAGAGCCCCAGATCCAGTGTAGGGCATGGGAGAGagaggggccaagggcaggctgaGTCCTTTGGCCTGAGCAGCTAGAAGCTGGGAAAACTACAGGCAGAGCAGTTTGGGGAAGATCTGGAATCTGGGGTGTGTGGAATTCGAATGTGTGTGGACATGTCAGTTGGTAATCCTGGGTGCTGGGGGCCTAGGGCTCAGGAGGAGGGTGGGCTGGACGGCGGGTTTGTTGGCCTGAGCCCTGAGTAACCAGTGAGAGGCAACCAGCCGAGGACCTGAGGggaggagctgggggggagggaaGTGGGGGAGGGACACCTAGAAGTCAGGTGAAGCCAGTGTttcaggggtgagggagggagcgATCAAGTGGCTCAAAGCTGCACATGGGCATGGCTAATTAGTCTTATGCCTTTGAGCTGGTTTCAACTTATGTTCAAAGTTTTGAAAATGTAATTAGAAAACGATGAGTTCCTGTAA from the Manis pentadactyla isolate mManPen7 chromosome 2, mManPen7.hap1, whole genome shotgun sequence genome contains:
- the ATPSCKMT gene encoding ATP synthase subunit C lysine N-methyltransferase isoform X4, which produces MEGGGAPPETPEEERQPGYVLPTSLEANNLKTNNWGFLFPGIIGGTLVALYAVATPFITPALRKICLPFVPATTKQIENVVRMLQCRRGSLVDIGSGDGRVVIAAAKEGFTAVGYELNPWLVWYSRYRAWREGVQDSATFYISDLWKVTFSQYSNVVIFGVPQMVFSGTQIEKDTWESLLPTHYSLKS
- the ATPSCKMT gene encoding ATP synthase subunit C lysine N-methyltransferase isoform X2; the encoded protein is MEGGGAPPETPEEERQPGYVLPTSLEANNLKTNNWGFLFPGIIGGTLVALYAVATPFITPALRKICLPFVPATTKQIENVVRMLQCRRGSLVDIGSGDGRVVIAAAKEGFTAVGYELNPWLVWYSRYRAWREGVQDSATFYISDLWKMPQLEKKLALELEEDARVIACRFPFPHWTPDQVAGEGIDTVWVYDMSALRGRGRGPEDPCISWWSSS
- the ATPSCKMT gene encoding ATP synthase subunit C lysine N-methyltransferase isoform X1, encoding MEGGGAPPETPEEERQPGYVLPTSLEANNLKTNNWGFLFPGIIGGTLVALYAVATPFITPALRKICLPFVPATTKQIENVVRMLQCRRGSLVDIGSGDGRVVIAAAKEGFTAVGYELNPWLVWYSRYRAWREGVQDSATFYISDLWKVTFSQYSNVVIFGVPQMMPQLEKKLALELEEDARVIACRFPFPHWTPDQVAGEGIDTVWVYDMSALRGRGRGPEDPCISWWSSS
- the ATPSCKMT gene encoding ATP synthase subunit C lysine N-methyltransferase isoform X3 encodes the protein MEGGGAPPETPEEERQPGYVLPTSLEANNLKTNNWGFLFPGIIGGTLVALYAVATPFITPALRKICLPFVPATTKQIENVVRMLQCRRGSLVDIGSGDGRVVIAAAKEGFTAVGYELNPWLVWYSRYRAWREGVQDSATFYISDLWKVTFSQYSNVVIFGVPQMKLAHMVAATEKSHSCHLQCWWKSRAEAGSPRAESATV